CCAGCCACCGGTGGTGCCGGCACTGATTGACCGCCGCGTGGATGCCGGACAGATCATCGGCTTCCTGGTGGGCGCTTCAGATCCGGATATCCCAGCCAATACTTTAACCTACAGCCTGGAAAATGCCCCGGCCGGGGCGACCCTCCACCCCACCACGGGCCTGTTCCAATGGACACCGTCGCTGGCGCAATCACCCAGCACCAATGTCATCACGGTGCGCGTCACGGACAACGGCACTCCGAATCTTTCCGCAGCCAGCACCTTCATGGTCATCGTCAACCGGCCCAATCAGCCGCCCAACCTGGCAGTGCCCGCAGACCAGGTGATTGATGAAGGAAACTTGCTGCTTGTCAGCGCCTCGGCCAGCGATGCCGATGTGCCGGCGCAACAGCTTGCCTACAGTCTCGTGAACCCGCCGGCAGGGGCCACCATCCACCCGGTGAGTGGCATTATCTCCTGGACGCCTGCCGAGGCCCAGGGGCCTTCCACCAACACGCTCACCGTGAAAGTCACGGATAATGGCTCGCCCCCGCAGAGCGCCACGCGCAGCTTCACGGTGATCGTCAATGAGGTCAATTCGGCGCCTGTCTGGCCGTCTCTGCCGCTGCTGACGGCGGCGCCGCGACGGCCGTTGACCAATCAAGTGGCCGCCACCGATGCTGATCTGCCCCCCAATCAGATTACATACCGGCTCGCGGCAGGAAGTCCGGTAAGCGCCTCGATCAACGCCAGCAATGGCATGCTGGTTTTCCTGCCGGGGGCCGAGCATGCGGGCCGCACCAACTGGCTGCCGATTGTGGCAACTGACAGTGGTCAGCCACCCCTGAGCGCTACCACCTTGGTGGCGGTGGCCGTCTCGGACATGATGGATCTGGCGGCGGGGCAGGGCATCGTTCCCGCCGGCCAGAGCGGCCGCATACCGTTGAATCTATTTGTCAGCAGCCCACTAACGAATCTGGGCTTTACGCTGCAAGTGCCCTCGGCGGGTTTGACCAACTTCATGGTGACGTCTTCCAATGCCGCCCTGACGGCCAGCCCTGCCGTGCGTATATCGGACATGGAATGGCGGTTCACTTTGGAAATCCGTGATGCCAGCCTGGTGGGCACGCAGGAATTCGCGGCATTGCAATTTGACGTTTTGCCCCAGGCATCCGCGGCCATCATACCGCTGAATCTTCAGCAGGTGTCGGCGCAAACCATCGCCGGGCAGCCCGTGCCTTATGTGTGGACCTACCCGGGAAGGGCGATTGTGGTGGGAGCACAACCCTTGCTGAACCTCAGCACGGAAGCGGGTCAGGTCCGTCTGCTGCTCTATGAATTGCCGGGCACGACTCTGCAATTGCAGACGGCCACGCGCCTGGAGCCGCCGCCACCCTGGCAGAACTGGATGCGGATTACGGTAACCAATTACCAGACAGAGGTATTGGATTTGATGAGCCATCCCGCCATGTACTATCGGGCCTTCCGCACCAATGCACCGTGAGCCTTGAGCAAAGGCGCCAAACTGTTTTCGGTGCCAGCGGGGAGGGGAAGGAGACGGCCCTCCCCTTTCAGGCATGAATTCATTCCTGTTTTCCCTGAGACGCATTTGGTGTTACTTTATCCGGTAACTGGCGAAAACCTTGAGTACGCAACCAGCATCAGCGGCGTGGGGTGCGGCCACCCGCACCACCACGAGTGACACACCGCGCGCCCGCCCCGGCGCGCACACGGAAACCGTCCGACAGCTCATTGCGAGCGTAAGCCAGGCTTTTCTGGGCAAGGAAGAGGTGGTGGCGCGCGCCGTCCTCACCCTCATTGCTGGCGGTCACGTGCTGATTGAGGACGTGCCCGGGGTGGGCAAGACGCTGCTGGCCAAGGCCCTGGCCCGCTCGCTGGCCGCGGAGTTCAAACGCATTCAATTCACGGCGGACCTGCTGCCTTCGGACATTACTGGCGTCACTGTCTATGCACCCGAACGACATGAGTTCTCCTTCCGGCGCGGGCCGGTCTTCACCAACATCTTGCTGGGCGACGAAATCAATCGTGCCACGCCCCGCACGCAGTCCAGTCTGCTGGAAGCCATGGAGGAGGGACATGTGACGGTGGATGGCGTGCTGTACCCCTTACAGACGCCGTTTTTTGTTATTGCCACGCAAAATCCCATCGAGCTGGAAGGCACCTATCCGCTGCCCTTCGCGCAGATGGATCGCTTCATGGCGCGCCTGAGCATCGGCTACCTGCAGCGCGCCGAGGAAGTGCGCATGTTGCGCGCACAGCAAACCTTTGATCCGCTGGAGCGCGTCACGCCGGTGTTGGATTGCTATGGCCTGACCGTCATTCAAGCCGCGGTGCGTGAAGTGCGTGTGGAGGAGGCACTGGCGGGTTATGTGGTGGACATTGTCAACGCCACCCGGCAGCACGAGGCTTTGGAGCATGGCGCCAGCCCGCGCGGCAGTTTGGACATGCAGGCCTACAGCCAGGCCCTGGCCCTGCTGGCCGGGCGGAATTATGTGCTGCCGGACGATGTGAAAGAGGCCGCGCGCGTGGTTTTGCCCCATCGTTTGATTGTGCGCAAGGGCACGCGCTCGGTGCCCTTGAGCGCACCGGCCGTGGTGGAGCGCATCCTCGAATCGGTGCCGGTGCCGGTGTGAGGCAGGGCAAGGCATAACTCCCCAAGGTATGCGGTTAACCCGTCCAGGCGCGTTGGTGATGCTGGCGTCCCTGGCTTTTGCCCTCGCGGCGCTGACCTCGCAATCCAGCCTGTTGGTCATGCTTTGCGGCCTGCTGCTGGGGTGCCTGAGTCTCAACGCATGGCGGGCGTGGCAGGCGTTACAACAGGTGCAGGTTACGGCCCCCGCTGTCAGCCATGCTGAAGAGAAACGTGCTCCGCAAGAACCGTGGACGCTCGTTCACGGGGGGCGTTCCGCGATTTCCACTCTCAGGGTGGTGCATCCCGAAGGCATTTTATTTGCACTCCCCCTTTTGTCCCCGGGTGAAAGCCGCCATCTGGTGCCGCAATGGTGCCCTTCCCGCCGTGGGGTTTATCATTGGCGGGACGTTCGCCTGGAAACCACGCATCCCTTTGGATTGGTCCTGGGCCGGCGGCGGCTGGCCTTGAACGGCGAGCTGGTGGTTTTCCCCGCCCTGTATCCGGCCTCCTCGCCCCTGGCAGCCGGTTACGATGCGATGGTGGGTGGCAAGCATCGCGGCACGCGCCGCATTGCCAGCGGCACCCATTTTGCCGGGGTGCGCCCTCTGCAACCCGGTGACGCATTCAAACAAATCCACTGGCCTTCCAGCGCCAAGGGCCTGGGCTTGATGGTCAAGACCTACGAGGAGGAGCTGGCCGGCCGCATTTCGGTCTTGCTGGATCCGGGACATGACGGCAACCGGCAGGCGGCTGATGCCTGCGTGCGTGCAGCCGGCTCTCTCATGTTTGCCGCGTTGGATGAGGGACATCACGTGGAGTGGCTGGCGGTGGGAACGGAGATGGTGGAATTGGTGCCGCCGTTTTCCGATGGCCACGAATTATTGGAAGCCCTGGCGCGTCTGCCGGTGCAAACGGGAGTGCTGACCCAGTCGTGGCTGGAGGAAGGCTACAAAAGGGTGTCGGCTCGCAGCGCCCTGGTATTGGTGGTCACCACCGTGAATGACGCGGTGGCTCACGCCGTCAACGCCTGGCTGGAGCGGCGGCGAACCATCACCCTCTGTGTGCCGGCGCCGGCGCGGCAATGGCCCTCATTGCCGGGGGTGGCGGTATGGGAATATGGTGAGGATTATGTGACCCCCGTGACATGAGCTCGGCGCGTCATCAACTGGTTTTGCTGGGGCTGCTGTGCATGGGGTTGACGTGGAACGACTGGCTCATGCCCGGCCTTTACGCGCTCTCATGGGCGGTGTGCCTCAGACTGGGCCGGCGCCCAAGACATCTGGGAGCCGCGGGCGAGGCCCTGTTGCTCGTTGGCGGCACGTTGGCGGGACATTTCCTGGCCCGCTGGCTGGGTTACAGCGCCCATTTTGCCATCGGTCATGGCCTGGCGTGGCTCCAATTAGGGCGGTTGTTGCGCCCGCTGAACCGCCGCGAGCAATGGTTTTCCTTCCTCATTGCCCTGTTTCATCTGGCGGTGGCGTGCACCTTCCTGTTCGATTACCGCTTCCTAGCCGTGTTGCTGGCGGCGCTTTGGTGTGTGCCTCGCGCCCTGACTGAACTGGCAGCCGAGGCCTCCCCCGGGGCACAGGCCTGGCGCCGGCCGTTGCGGCTGGCGGGAGTGGATCTCCTGCTGATTTTTGGGGTGACGCTGATCTTGTTCCTGCTTTTTCCCCGTGGCTGGATGAGCGGAGGCATGCGCTGGCGCCTGGGGCGGGCGGCGGATGAGGCCACGTTGCTGGACACCGTTCTGGACCCGGCCAGCCGCGCGGGCGGGGGCGGGCGCCGCATTTTATTCCAAATTCGCGGCGAGCAACTGGGCTATTTGCGCTGTTACACCCTCGCGGCATTCGATGGCCAGCGCTGGCAGATCATGGCGGAGAATCAGCGCTGGCGTTTGCTGCAAAGTGGCACTTACGACCCGCCGCCGCCGGAGGTTTTAGAGCGGGAGCTGCGCATCAAAAATCCTTCTTTTTTGGGCCGCGTGCTCCCGGTGGATGGCCATGTGGTACGCTTGAGCGGCACTTTCTTTCATCGCGCCTACGAAACGCGGCAGGGCATGGTGGAAACCGATGTGGTTTTCTCGCGCCAAAACAATGTCTGTCTTTACTACATCCTGCGCACCCCGCCGTGGCGGGCCTTGCGGGCGGACGAGGAGGCGGCACTGACCCGGCATCCGCCGGCCTCCCCCCGTTTGCGGGCGTGGCTGGACCAGGTGTTGGCGGGAGAAACCAACGCCTATCAGCAGGCGCGTCTCCTGGAAAAATATCTGGAGCGTCATTTTACCTATGACCTGGGCGCGCCGGAGCTGAGCCGGCTCAATACCTTGGAGGATTTCCTATTCGTCCAACGCCGCGGTCACTGCGAGCGCTTTGCCTCGGCGTTGGCCCAGCTTTTGCGCCTGCAAGGCATTCCCAGCCGGGTGGTGATTGGTTACCTTCCCCGTACCCGCAACCCCATCTCTGGCTGGTATGACATCCGCCTGCGCGATGCTCACGCCTGGACGGAGGCCTGGTTTCCCGAGCGGGGTTGGGAGCGATTTGATGCCACGCCGGCGGCCACTCTGCCGCCGCCGTCCGCCTGGAGTGACTGGCTTGAAGCCCTCGATTTTGCCTGGTACGCCCACGTGGTCAATTTTGACCGCGCCAGCCAGAATGCTTTGTGGGACGCGCTCGGCCAGGGCTGGCACACGGTTTATTTCACACTTTCGGAGTGGGGGCGCCGCCACGGCGCTTGGCTGGCGGGCAGTGGCCTGGCGCTCGGGATGCTGTTCTTGGGGTGGTTTGCCTGGCGGCACTTGGGCTGGCGTGGCTGGCGGCGCAAGGCGGCCCGGGATGCCGAAAGTGCCCGCGCTTTGGCGGGACATTACTATGGGCGCATGTTGCGAATCCTGGCGCGGCGCGGCCTGTACCGTCAGCCCCATCAAACACCGCTGGAATTCCTGCAAACCCTGGCCCGCGCCCACCTCCCGGACTATGACGAGGCGGTTGGCATCACCCAAACTTTTTGCCTGACCCATTACGGTGGCCTGCCTATGATGCCCGAAATCCAGCGGGAAATGGAAAATGCGCTGAAGCGCATGGAGGCCACGAAATATGCGGCAAATAAGTGATGGCGAACGATCGGCATTGCCGGCAATGCTGAGGATGCTGATCTTGGGGGGAAGCCTGGCGGCGTGCCTGCTGCCCGCCGCCGGGCAGGTGGACCTGCCTTCGGCCAGGCCCGTGCCCGCCCTGCAGGCTCTGCCCCTGCCTTTGGAGCAAATCAGCTTCGAATATCAGGGCCGTGAACTGACGCGATATTATTACAGCGCAAACTTACAGCGCCCTTTCCTTTATCCGCTTAACGGCCCGGCGGGGCGCTCCCTTACCCGCATGGGGCATCCGCGTGATCCCCAATCGCACAAGCACCATAACTCCGTCTGGATTTCGCATCAAAACGTCCAGGGCGCCAATTTTTGGGAGGATTTCGCCACCAATCAGATCGTGCACGTGGCCATGGAGCGCCTCGAGGATGGGGAAGATGCCGCATATATGGTGGCCCTCAACGAATGGCGCTCGGGAGGGGCGCCTCTGCTCAGAGAACGCCGGCAAATCACCGTGCGTTATTTGAACCGCGGCGAATGGCTGCTGTTGTTGGATATGCGATTCGAGCCGGTGGCAAAGCCGGTCACTTTGGGGCAGACGGCTTTCGGTTTTGTGGGTGTCCGCATGGCCAAAACCGTGGGTGTGCGCGATGGCGGCGGCCTCATGCGCAACTCCGAAGGTGGCGTCAATGAGGCGGGATGTTTCCGCAAGCCGGCCCGGTGGGTGGATTATTCCGGCGCCATCACGGCGACGGCGCGGGAGGGCGTCACCCTGATGGATCATCCTGCCAACTATAGCCATCCCACCCCGTTTCATGTGCGGGATGATGGATGGATGGGGGCTTCCCCCACTTTTCTGGGGGAACGCGTAATCAGCGCGGAAAACCCCTTGGAGCTGCGCTATGGACTTTACGTACATGACGGCATTCCCACGGCAGCGGATATTGAAAAGGTTTACGCCTTGTTTGTGAAAATGCCGCGGCCGGATTTGCGGGCCAAAGGGCGCTGAACCCACGGGAAAAGGAGGCGAGGAATGGCAGGTATCTTGGCGGAGAAAACGCTGATGGCGCGGGAATTTCCGCGCCGCCTGTTGCTGGTGGCGGCCGGTTGTTCGGTGGCCTTGCTGGTGGCAGCCTTGTGGAGCCTGAATCGCGAGGCGCGGCTGAACCGCGAGCTGGCTGAAAAGCTGGCGCAGGAGAGCGCCCTGGTGCTGGAGCTGCACCACCTCAACCATGAATTGAGCCAGAGCGCGGTCCTGGCGGTGTGGCGTGGTGGCGCAGGTGCGGTGGAGGCTTATTATTGGCGTGAGAGCCAGGCGGCGGCACGGCTGGGCGAAGTGGCGCAGCGCCTGCCCTGGTTATATCGCCAAATTCCCCTGCGCCGACTAACCCAGGTGGAGCGGCAGGCCCTGGACCTTGTCCGGCAGGGCAACCTCGATGCTGCCCAGCGGCTCTTGCGGACCGACGAATATCAAACGCAACTGCAGTCCTACAACCTGGCCTGGCATCGTTTGCGGGAGGGGCTGGCGGCGCAGCATCAGCAGATTTGGCTGCGGCGGTTTGAGCAAGTCAATCGGACCAGCCTGCTGCTGGCCTCCGGCATGGCCGTGCTCACCTTGTTCTGGGGATTGGTCTTTCGGGACTTGCGCCAATTCGTGGCCCAGGCCTCCCACCATGAAGCCGCCCTGCGGGAGAGTGAGGAGCTGAATCGCACCCTGCTGGCCAGTTTGCCGCAACGGGTGTTTTACAAAGATCGCCAGCTCGTGTTTCGCGGCGTCAATGCCGCCTTTGCTGCGGATCTGGGCAAAACGCCCGAGCAGGTGGTGGGGCGGAATGATTTTGATTTCTTCCCGCGCGATCTGGCCGAGAAATATCGGGCGGATGATTTGCGGGTGATGCAGGAGCGCAAGCCGGTGACGCTCGAGGAGCGGAATGTCGCGCAGGGCCGCGAACGGATTGTGGAGGTGGTGAAAGCCCCGGTGATTGATGCCTCGGGCGAGGTCATAGGGTTGGTGGGATTGTTTACGGACATCACGTCCCGCAAGCAGGCAGAGGCACGCCTGCAGGAATATACCCGCCGGCTGGCGCAGAACAACCGGGAATTACAGGAATTTGCCTACGTGGCCTCGCATGATTTGCAGGAGCCGCTGCGCAAGGTGCGCGCCTTTGGCGACCGCCTCCAGGCCAAATGTGGCGCGGCGCTCACGCCCGAGGGCAAGGATTATCTGGCGCGCATGCAAAATGCCGCCGAACGCATGCAGATGTTGATTGAGGCCCTGCTGGCCTATTCTCGCATTACCACCAAGGCCAAGCCTTTCGCGCAGGTGAAGCTCTCGGAGATTGCGCGGGAGGTGCTGGGCGATCTGGAAATTCGCATCGAACAGACCAACGCCCGCATCCAGGTGGGTGAGCTGCCGGAAATCCAGGCCGATCCGATGCAAATGCGGCAGTTGTTGCAGAACCTCCTGGGTAACGCCCTGAAATTCCATCGCCCGGGCGTGCCGCCGGAGATTCAGGTCACCGCAAAAATCTTTACCACCGCGGAAGGGGCGGCGCACGGCGTTTCGCCCGCCTTGCTGGCCGATTATCCACCGGAGACGGAATTTTGTCAGATCGCCGTGCAGGATAACGGCATCGGGTTTGACGACAAATACGCCGAGCGAATTTTCGGCGTTTTTCAACGGTTGCATGGCCGCGGCGATTACGAGGGCGCAGGAGTGGGTCTGGCCATTTGTCGCAAAATTGCCGAACGCCATGGCGGGGAAATTACCGCTCGCGGCCAGCCGGGGCAGGGGGCTTTGTTTCGCGTGACCCTGCCGGTCCACCACGCCGTGGATATTGAGAGCTGAGGCTTATGCGGCAGGACGAGCCACCCGTTGCCACCACCCGCCCAGCCTCTGCCACCATGGGGGCGGGGCGCATTCGTAGCGATGTTGCAGGGCGAGCGCGCGAAAGTGTTTTTTAACCTGCTGGCGGCCGCGCAAGCCCAGCATGAGGCTGATGGGCACCGCAAAGACGAGTAAAAGTAAATGGCTTGTTGATTGTTCGGGAAGTGGTTGATGATAATGACCGTTCACCCACACGAGGAAGCCGAAGGCCACGGACGTTAGGATCCAGGGCATCCCCAAGACCAGCACCATCGTATAAAGCCCGCTGTTTAACTGCTTGCGGAGCTTGAGTCCCTGCCACAGGCCCACCCAGCCCAGCGCCCAGCAATCCAGGAAAAACAGGAGCAAGAGTCCTCCGTATTGCAGCCATATCGTCAATCGTTCCCCCTCGCTAAAGGGGTGGAAGGGCCATGTGCCAATGGCGCCGTTAAAGTAAAACATAACCAACACCAGCACCACCAACGCCACCAACGGCTTCAGAAACAGAATCCGCAAGGCCCGCCAATGACTGGCAATAAAGTCAGACGCCCGCAAGGGGGTGCCCAACAGCGCCTCCAATTCTTGCTGCCGAATTTCGCGCGCCAGACCCTGCGAGCTTTCGAGGCTCAGGGCAACTTTGAACAGCCCCAAAGTCATCCACGCCAGCCAGAGCCAATTCCCCCGCACTTCCTTACCCTGCAACTCGAGCGAAAGCGCAAAAAACGCAGCAAACAGACCCAAAATGAGCCACACGACGATGGGTTTATACCAGGGCCGCACTAACATCCAGGCAATGGGGTCTTGTGCAAACCAGCGTTGGTAAACTCGCCGGCGATACCAGGCCGGACCAAATAACAGCCAGTGCCGCAACCGCTGCCAAAGGAAGAATTGCCGCTCGGGCTTTTCCTGCCAGAAGCGTGCCGTGAAAAAAACGGCGGCGAGGATGAGCACCGCGATGGCGCCGGATTGCACCATGACCAGGATTTCCCAGGCGGCAATCGGAGAGCTATAGGGCGGAGCGAGCCCAGCACCCTGCATGGAAAAACCTGTGGAAACTTTAAGCATGGCGGCTACCGGGCTGAGCGTCAACAAGCCGCATGCTATTGAGGTAAGCAGGTTTTCCCCTGCCGGCGTCTCCACCGCAGAGGCGATAGATAGAAGGACAAATCCGGAAAAATTGTAGAGCAGCAGCAGCGCAACAGCGGTGGCCGTGGCCAGACTGGCAGTGCGTAGCAGGGACGAGGCAAATAGGCCCGCCGCCAGGGACAGCAGCATGGTCAACAACAAGATGGTGGCGGTTTGCCCGACTTGTGACAAGCTGATGCCTCCCAACAACACCGGAATCATCAGCAGCGGCAGGGTGGCCACCAAACCGCTCAGGGCCACGATGGAGTGCGAGATGAGCTTGCCCAGGACGATATCGAAGCTGCGGAGATGCGTTAGAAAGAGCAGCCCCAGTGTGTGTTCCCGCTTTTCCCGGCTCAGGCAGTCGGCGGTCAACGCAAAGCCGCTGAATGAGGCATAAAAAAAGGCAATCCAGGCCGTGGTCAGGAAAAGAAACTGCCCCATCTCGCGCTGGTCCAGCCGGCTCAGGTCCTTTCCCAGAATCAGGAAGGTAAAGGCCATCACCGCCGCCGGGGTGAACAGACGACGCGCATACGTCATCCATCGCCGGCTGGACACCAGCAGTTCGCGCCGCTCAATCGGAAACCAGAACCTCATAAACGCGGGGCGCAGTGCCCGGGAGGTCGGGGCTACGGGCCGGTCTTAGGCCCGGGCAATGCCGCGTTCACTGGCCCGCACAAATGCCACCAGATGCACGATCTCGGGCAGGGCTGGCAGTTCCTGCTCAATGCGTTCCAAAGCATTGGAAACCGTCAGCCCTTCCCGGCATAAAATCTTGTAGGCCCGCTTCAAGGCCGTCTGGGCCTCGTCGGAAACGCCGTTGCGCTCCATGCCCACCTTGTTGATGGTGCGCGCCACGGCGGGGTTGCCATCGGCCAGCATGTAGGGCGGGATGTCCTGCACCACCTTCGAGCAGCCGCCGATGATGGCCATGCGCCCGATGCGGCAGAACTGATGCACTGCCGCCAGCCCGCCAATGACCGCATAATCCTCCACCGTGACATGTCCGGCCAGTGTGGCCACGTTGCTCATGATGATGTGATTGCCCAGGGTGACATTGTGGGCGATGTGGCAGTAGGCAAGGATGTGATTGTGCGAGCCGATGACGGTGACCTCCCCGTCCCCCGTGGCACTGTGCACGGTGACGTACTCGCGGAAGGTGTTGTGGTCGCCGATTCGGGTATATGTCGCGCCCCCCTTCCATTTCAGGTCCTGGGTTTTCAGCCCCAGTGAGGCAAAGGGAAAAATTTCGTTGTTCCGGCCCAGGGTGATGCGGCCGTCCAGGACCACATGGCTGTGCAGATAACAGCCGTCCCCCAGCTCCACATGCTCTCCAATAATGCAATAAGGTCCAATATGGCAGTCTGCGCCTATTTTGGCCTTGGGATGAATGATGGCGGTAGGATGAATCATGGAATTAGGATGCCGCTAAAATAAATCCTTCCAGGTCGGACGCACCTCGGGGGGCGTTGGGAATAATAAACAACCCATGGCGCAGCTTCCTCTCGGATTTTGAATTATGGGTGATGGTTTTGCTTGTTATTTGTTATCCACCAGCATGAAGGTGACTTCGGCCTCGCTGACCACGTCTCCTTCCACCAGGCACGTGCCTTTGGCCTTGCCAATTTTGCCCCGCATCTTCAGCACCTCCACGTCAATGGTGAGCACATCCCCGGGACGCACCGGTTTGCGCCATTTGACGTTTTCCGCGGACATGAAATAGGCCAGCTTGCCGATGTTCTCCGCCTGGCGCATCATCAGGATGCCGGCCACCTGCGCCATGGCCTCCAATTGCAACACGCCGGGCATGATGGGGTGTCCGGGGAAATGGCCTTCAAAGTAAAATTCGCCAATGCTGACATTCTTGATGCCCACCACGCGGTTACCCTCGATTTTGATGACCTTGTCCACCATCAGAAACGGATGACGGTGGGGCAGGATTTGCATCACCTGCATCACATCCAGCGTGGCGCCGTCCTTGACCAAATCCGGCGAAGGCCCGGCCTTTTCGCCGGCTGCTTCCCGCTCCTTGCGCGGCGCCGGCGCCGGTTTTTCTTTTTCCGGCTCCGGCGGGGGAGGGGTGAAGGTCTGGACCGCCTGGAGGGGCTTGCGCATCTGCGCCAGAATGGCCTTGCCGAGCTCATTGTTGGCGGCGTGACTGGGTTTCACCGCCACGATATGCGCCAGCAGGGGCCGTCCCAGCAACGCCAGATCGCCGACAATATCCAGCATTTTGTGCCGCACGAATTCGTTGGCGTACCGCAGCGGCTCATTCGTCAGCACGGCGTCCTCGCGGATGATGACGGCA
The sequence above is drawn from the Verrucomicrobiia bacterium genome and encodes:
- a CDS encoding ABC transporter permease, which translates into the protein MRFWFPIERRELLVSSRRWMTYARRLFTPAAVMAFTFLILGKDLSRLDQREMGQFLFLTTAWIAFFYASFSGFALTADCLSREKREHTLGLLFLTHLRSFDIVLGKLISHSIVALSGLVATLPLLMIPVLLGGISLSQVGQTATILLLTMLLSLAAGLFASSLLRTASLATATAVALLLLYNFSGFVLLSIASAVETPAGENLLTSIACGLLTLSPVAAMLKVSTGFSMQGAGLAPPYSSPIAAWEILVMVQSGAIAVLILAAVFFTARFWQEKPERQFFLWQRLRHWLLFGPAWYRRRVYQRWFAQDPIAWMLVRPWYKPIVVWLILGLFAAFFALSLELQGKEVRGNWLWLAWMTLGLFKVALSLESSQGLAREIRQQELEALLGTPLRASDFIASHWRALRILFLKPLVALVVLVLVMFYFNGAIGTWPFHPFSEGERLTIWLQYGGLLLLFFLDCWALGWVGLWQGLKLRKQLNSGLYTMVLVLGMPWILTSVAFGFLVWVNGHYHQPLPEQSTSHLLLLVFAVPISLMLGLRGRQQVKKHFRALALQHRYECAPPPWWQRLGGWWQRVARPAA
- a CDS encoding MoxR family ATPase, encoding MSTQPASAAWGAATRTTTSDTPRARPGAHTETVRQLIASVSQAFLGKEEVVARAVLTLIAGGHVLIEDVPGVGKTLLAKALARSLAAEFKRIQFTADLLPSDITGVTVYAPERHEFSFRRGPVFTNILLGDEINRATPRTQSSLLEAMEEGHVTVDGVLYPLQTPFFVIATQNPIELEGTYPLPFAQMDRFMARLSIGYLQRAEEVRMLRAQQTFDPLERVTPVLDCYGLTVIQAAVREVRVEEALAGYVVDIVNATRQHEALEHGASPRGSLDMQAYSQALALLAGRNYVLPDDVKEAARVVLPHRLIVRKGTRSVPLSAPAVVERILESVPVPV
- a CDS encoding PmoA family protein, which translates into the protein MLRMLILGGSLAACLLPAAGQVDLPSARPVPALQALPLPLEQISFEYQGRELTRYYYSANLQRPFLYPLNGPAGRSLTRMGHPRDPQSHKHHNSVWISHQNVQGANFWEDFATNQIVHVAMERLEDGEDAAYMVALNEWRSGGAPLLRERRQITVRYLNRGEWLLLLDMRFEPVAKPVTLGQTAFGFVGVRMAKTVGVRDGGGLMRNSEGGVNEAGCFRKPARWVDYSGAITATAREGVTLMDHPANYSHPTPFHVRDDGWMGASPTFLGERVISAENPLELRYGLYVHDGIPTAADIEKVYALFVKMPRPDLRAKGR
- a CDS encoding transglutaminaseTgpA domain-containing protein, coding for MSSARHQLVLLGLLCMGLTWNDWLMPGLYALSWAVCLRLGRRPRHLGAAGEALLLVGGTLAGHFLARWLGYSAHFAIGHGLAWLQLGRLLRPLNRREQWFSFLIALFHLAVACTFLFDYRFLAVLLAALWCVPRALTELAAEASPGAQAWRRPLRLAGVDLLLIFGVTLILFLLFPRGWMSGGMRWRLGRAADEATLLDTVLDPASRAGGGGRRILFQIRGEQLGYLRCYTLAAFDGQRWQIMAENQRWRLLQSGTYDPPPPEVLERELRIKNPSFLGRVLPVDGHVVRLSGTFFHRAYETRQGMVETDVVFSRQNNVCLYYILRTPPWRALRADEEAALTRHPPASPRLRAWLDQVLAGETNAYQQARLLEKYLERHFTYDLGAPELSRLNTLEDFLFVQRRGHCERFASALAQLLRLQGIPSRVVIGYLPRTRNPISGWYDIRLRDAHAWTEAWFPERGWERFDATPAATLPPPSAWSDWLEALDFAWYAHVVNFDRASQNALWDALGQGWHTVYFTLSEWGRRHGAWLAGSGLALGMLFLGWFAWRHLGWRGWRRKAARDAESARALAGHYYGRMLRILARRGLYRQPHQTPLEFLQTLARAHLPDYDEAVGITQTFCLTHYGGLPMMPEIQREMENALKRMEATKYAANK
- a CDS encoding PAS domain-containing protein; protein product: MAGILAEKTLMAREFPRRLLLVAAGCSVALLVAALWSLNREARLNRELAEKLAQESALVLELHHLNHELSQSAVLAVWRGGAGAVEAYYWRESQAAARLGEVAQRLPWLYRQIPLRRLTQVERQALDLVRQGNLDAAQRLLRTDEYQTQLQSYNLAWHRLREGLAAQHQQIWLRRFEQVNRTSLLLASGMAVLTLFWGLVFRDLRQFVAQASHHEAALRESEELNRTLLASLPQRVFYKDRQLVFRGVNAAFAADLGKTPEQVVGRNDFDFFPRDLAEKYRADDLRVMQERKPVTLEERNVAQGRERIVEVVKAPVIDASGEVIGLVGLFTDITSRKQAEARLQEYTRRLAQNNRELQEFAYVASHDLQEPLRKVRAFGDRLQAKCGAALTPEGKDYLARMQNAAERMQMLIEALLAYSRITTKAKPFAQVKLSEIAREVLGDLEIRIEQTNARIQVGELPEIQADPMQMRQLLQNLLGNALKFHRPGVPPEIQVTAKIFTTAEGAAHGVSPALLADYPPETEFCQIAVQDNGIGFDDKYAERIFGVFQRLHGRGDYEGAGVGLAICRKIAERHGGEITARGQPGQGALFRVTLPVHHAVDIES
- the lpxA gene encoding acyl-ACP--UDP-N-acetylglucosamine O-acyltransferase; the protein is MIHPTAIIHPKAKIGADCHIGPYCIIGEHVELGDGCYLHSHVVLDGRITLGRNNEIFPFASLGLKTQDLKWKGGATYTRIGDHNTFREYVTVHSATGDGEVTVIGSHNHILAYCHIAHNVTLGNHIIMSNVATLAGHVTVEDYAVIGGLAAVHQFCRIGRMAIIGGCSKVVQDIPPYMLADGNPAVARTINKVGMERNGVSDEAQTALKRAYKILCREGLTVSNALERIEQELPALPEIVHLVAFVRASERGIARA
- a CDS encoding DUF58 domain-containing protein, with the translated sequence MRLTRPGALVMLASLAFALAALTSQSSLLVMLCGLLLGCLSLNAWRAWQALQQVQVTAPAVSHAEEKRAPQEPWTLVHGGRSAISTLRVVHPEGILFALPLLSPGESRHLVPQWCPSRRGVYHWRDVRLETTHPFGLVLGRRRLALNGELVVFPALYPASSPLAAGYDAMVGGKHRGTRRIASGTHFAGVRPLQPGDAFKQIHWPSSAKGLGLMVKTYEEELAGRISVLLDPGHDGNRQAADACVRAAGSLMFAALDEGHHVEWLAVGTEMVELVPPFSDGHELLEALARLPVQTGVLTQSWLEEGYKRVSARSALVLVVTTVNDAVAHAVNAWLERRRTITLCVPAPARQWPSLPGVAVWEYGEDYVTPVT